A region of the Sminthopsis crassicaudata isolate SCR6 chromosome 6, ASM4859323v1, whole genome shotgun sequence genome:
ATTTGTGAATACTGTGCTCGGGCCTTCAAGAGCTCCCACAACTTGGCAGTTCACCGGATGATCCACACTGGCGAGAAACCATTACAGTAAGTGTTTGCAGGCATAAATGAGGTGCCAACCATGGATTCGGAAGGGCCCTGTACTGGTGTGTCTCAAAGTGTCATTAGCAAAGAGCCATGTTGCCCACGGTTGGCCTTTTTTGGCTATTGGATCGATTCCTCCTCATCTTCCCTTTTGTCACATCCCTCAGAAGTAGAGAACTGGGACACAAATGACATGCATCTTCCTCGTAAACAGTTTCCATTTTTACTTGAGAGCGCAGTTATTGGTCACTCCTAGAATGATGGGTGAGCGTCCATTTTTGTTTTTACGGTTCCCTTTTGACATCCTGGTTCTCATGCTTCTCTGCTTAGGTGTGAGATCTGTGGATTCACCTGTAGGCAGAAGGCTTCCCTCAACTGGCACATGAAGAAGCATGATGCAGATTCCTTCTACCAGTTTTCTTGCAATATTTGTGGCAAGAAGTTTGAGAAGAAGGACAGCGTGGTGGCCCACAAAGCAAAGAGCCACCCGGAGGTGCTGATTGCTGAAGCTCTGGCGGCCAATGCTGGAGCCCTGATCACCAGCACAGATATCCTGGGCGCTACCCCAGAGTCCCTGGCACAACCTACTGATGCTCAGGGCCTTCCCCTTCTTCCAGAGCCCTTGGGGAACTCGGCACCTACAGAGTGCCTCCTGCTTGATTCAGAAGGGATGCCCAAGGCATTCTGCAGCGGGGCAGAGAGGGTGAGCCTGATGGCAGATGGGAAGATCTTTGTGGGAAGCGGCAGCAGCGGAGGCACCGAAGGGCTCGTCATGAACACGGAGATTCTCGGGGCCACGACAGAGGTTCTAATCGAAGACTCAGACTCGACTGGACCGTAGGGGGCGTTGGGACAATTCagactttgtattttaaaaaaagaaaaaaaaaatggaaaaaaattacaaagttaaAACAGATTTAAAATACTAGTAAAAGTAATTGAAGGGCCTGCTCCTCCCAGTGTGGAACATAGCAcacccctttccctcccttcctccttccaccATTGGCCCTTTTATGAAAGTAATGCTGCTTTCACCAGTGATACACAGAAGAAACTCACAGCAAAGTGAGGGCAGTCCTCACGCCTTCAAGCCAGACAGACTTCCTGATCTCGGGCAGACTTCCTCCCTGCCTTTCCCTTTCCCAGACTCTCATTTTGATGTGCTTGGCTTCTTACTCTTCTAACCAGTCCCTGTTTCTCAATCTTATCTCCTCTAGGGCAACCCCACCATTCTTTGTTCCCTGTTGCAGCACTCAGCCTCACGTTGTTGTATTCCCCTGGATTCGGAGCTTCCCATGGCACTTTAGGCCCCTCTTCAGGATGAGCTGTCAGACAGCTCGCAcccttcctccccatctccttccctctcccactGAGCTTCTGAAAGAAAGGCTGCGTGGGGATTTCCACCTCCCCCCTTTCTGGTCAGCCCCTCCCGGGGCTCTCTCAGTGGTGCTCACTTGTTTAGCAGCAGGTTTTCTGGAGAGGGAGGGGTCTGCCCTCTATTCTCTGACTGGAAAACAGAGCTCTATGTTGGAGAGACACAAGAGTCCCAGACTGATGACAGAAATTTGCACTTTGAACATGTGTTTTTGTGTTGTGGAAACACAATTCCTTATTTATTGACAaaaggtctgattttttttgttgttttttttttgtgtgtgtgtgtggggctAGGAAAGTGAACTATTCTGACAAGGGATCCTTCCCACAATAGGTACTTTTGGAGGCGAGACTGTAAAGTATGAGAAATATAGCCAGCCCCCCAAATCTTAGTTTTCTAGTGGTCTCTAAGGAGAGTCAGTCTTCAGCACTAAGAGAATCACTACAGTAACCTAGTGAtcatttgaaaaatctttttttgggggaagggtaaGAGGCTTGATGAGAATTAGTGCCCTCGTTGGAGCTGTtattgagagaaaaaaggaaagggctgTTTCAGGGTATGAACTGCAAAAACAAGTTCCTCTTGTATATCTGCCTTTTCCCCCTTAGACCTTCTAAGGTCATTTATTCTCATCTATGGCTGTGCTAATCATTGCTTTGTCTGCTTCATTCCAGTGCCCTTTTCCGACACTGCAACGGCCAGGGGCAAAGCACTTAGCATCAAGTGATTAGATTCCATGAAAAGTTCCCAGCTCTGAGGGTTTGGCCCTGTCTATAAGAGAGTGAGGCTACAATAGACTTGGGGATATAGTCAACTTATCATTTTGAACTGGAATCTGGAGGGGGGGATGTCATGAGAAGGGTCTCCACCGTCCCTTATGATAAATTGTGTATCCTAAGTATTACTGTCCAGGGTTTGCTGCTTTACGGAATAGCGTCTGGTATCTAAATTAAGCCTTCTAAAGACCGCCTGTCTGGTCTCGTTGTTAGAGCATCCAGAGGACAGTAGTTGTCCTGAAAAAAGATTAATTGTGTCCCTCTTGTGTTAGGACAGAAAGGCTTGCTCTATCCCTTGTGAGAAATGGGTGGTGACTGTTAAGAGGGAAAGAAGGCTTGTTGGAAAAGGTGAGGAACAGCTGTTTTTTTATGAACACTAAAAGTACAAAGGTTatcattttctagatttttcttttttttcttctttctccctccttccctccctcaatcCCTCTGAAGAAAAGGGTGGCACCAAAATGTCATCTTTGAAAGAAGCTTGACTTGACCACTTGTTGGGGATAGGCCTGCCAGGACAACAGGGAGTGGAGCTCCCACAATGGACAGTCTGAAATGCCCCTTTGTTTCCCAGATCTGCGGGCCCTTTGCTGTGGGGGTAGAGAgagtaaaaggggaaaaggacggGGCCTGATGTGGAATATGCTTCCCTTCAAGTCCTAGCGGGTGGCTGGTAGACTTGGTGTGCTGGGAACGTTTGAAAAGCCCACAAAACCTGATCAAAtgcccttcccccccacccccccataaAGGCCCGGCTCTATTGGCCACGCCTGTGTGCATCTATTTCACCCCTCCTCCGTTGGCTAGCCCTTTGCTTTTTTTTGATGTTTCAGTTGTAGTGGTTAGCGAGTTCACCAACACCActgcccccacccccctccctccCGGAGAAGCAAACTCCACACATAGCTTGTCTAAGGAGAGGGCGAGAGCTGTGTCCGATCCCCCTCCCACTCCCATCAACTGACTAGTTCTAACACTTAGAAACTTCCTACTTCTCTCATTCCTTGTCCTCTTCTCTGCCACCACTCGCATGCATGCAGTTTGCTTCAATTAAATTATTGTAGTAGTTTGCAATAAACACTTTGTATTTTTCAtgggctttattttatttttccttttgggaaCATTTGGGGAAAAGAACATAATATGGAATTGGGAGTTGATTTCCTGCTCTCCTTTTAGGTAAACTAATATCTTCCATCCTTCCCCTTTTGtgttttcttctccatccctctctctctcctttccttaaaGTTGACTTAAGTGCACTTCCAAGGAGCCTTACATGCACATCTCCTACCCCTGGTCCAGAAACAGTCCAATCCTGTTATATTTAAATTGTGTCTATTTTTAGCTGTATGTTCTCTTGAATGGACACCTGTCACAACGCACTGTACCTCAAAAGTAGATGACTGGTGGACATGAGGCTGCAAGTTGAGCAGGGAGCTGTATTTTCTCCTTGTTAAGAGGGACATCTTGTAGTCACTTTTGCATGATTGAGACACCATCTTAAAATGGGGTTCAGGTAGAGATTTGGATGTGATAACTAACTGGCCATGAGGAACTGGGCTTTCAGGGTGTGATGCAGCTTCCATATAGAAATACCCGTACCAGTTCCATACCTGCATGGGGCAAAGAACAGAAGGGACACAATCGGCTCTAAGGCGTTTGATGAAccatctttccccttctccctctttgtcctcttccctcctcccagaTGTAGTATTCAAGGAAAAAGAAGTAATGgatcaatttaaaatattttatttctcaaaagaCCTCTCTTTCTGCCTGTTGAAATATGCAGGACTCTATCGAATGGGAGAGACAGGTACTTAACTGAACCTAGGTTGGAAAagttatgtaaaaaaattataataaaagggATACTCTGCTTTTCAACTCCTGTTGTTTTCTCTTAATCTAGGtaaaacataatgaaaataaatgtataaagaaaaataaaagttgtctTCATGGAAGCAACTTGTCTTCCTTGGTTGTATGGGCTTGCAATGATCCCTGGGGAGAATGGTCATGTCAAATTTGAAGGCAGTCACTTTACAGGAATAAGTAGCAAAATTCTGGGGGGGGATGGTGTTGGCTGAACGTGGGAGCCACTCTTCAATCTTTGGTTCAGGCCAAAATCTTGGTTTATGATTGTTGACAACAGTTAGTGATGGCTCAGcgtaatattatataatattacagGAAATCCCTTGGCTGACCAAACTTCTTTATGCCAGAGTCAAGGGTGGGGAAGTGAATTTCATTGTGGTTGAGAGTGGGAGGTGGGAGAGGATGTTCTTCTGGAAGCACTGGAAGGGAGATCTTAATAGTTCTATCATATATTTGAGGGTCTAAGCCTCAAATCAAGCTGTCTGTCATGGTGGCTCCCATCACCTCATCCCTGGACATTTCTGTTAGAACTCATCCAAAAATGATCTAATGAAACACATGCTGCTGACCAGCTATCGAGGCTTTGTCCTTGAGAATTGGGCCAGCTTTGTACTGATCCGTTGGCAGGATCTGAGCAAGGTTAGAACTTTATGGGTGAATGAAATttcatttggaaatgaaaatttaaacttCACGAACTCTTAGCTGACTAGTAGGTGACCCTGTCCAttgccaacacacacacacatagtgttTTAGTTTGCATCATCTTTCTGATAACACTTAGAAATAAGTTCCCAAGCAGTAGTGGGGGCCCTTGTGCTTTAGAAACTAGAGTGAAGGCCACAGGGTAGAGGGTCACAGAGTCATCTTGTAGTCGCTTTGCATCCAGAGTGGATTTAAATCTGGTTCTAAAGATAACTAAAAAACTTAAGCATTCTATGCTCATGAAAAATGGCCCATTTCAGAATGAAACCATTTCTTTAAATGGGaagcatgaaagaaaaaaatgaggttgGAAAAACTACCCAATCCTCTGATGAAATCAActatttatctgtgtatataaaatatattacatcaGGCGGGTGTTTCCTTGGAGGATTCCAGTGATCAAGACCTTGTTGCTAAGTGCGAAGGAAGAGGAGTAACAAGAAAACAGAAAGCCTTGCAGGGAGCCTATtgggagggagagacaaaggaaGGCCGAGGGCCTGAAAAGTGCCCTTTGTTAATTCTGGAAGGACTGAAATCTGTCTCGGAATGTGCTGCCACCTCAGAACCAGAGGGACTTTTTCTGGATTTGTTGTTTTTGTGGGTGCgattggggagggagggggaagccCCACGGCCCACAGAGGCTGAGAAGGCCCTGGAGCCAGCCGAGCTGAGCACAGACCTAATCACACACAGCTCAGGTGGCCGTGAACGTTCTGGACGCCGCTGACTGAGAGGATGGCCTTCCCAGAGCACACCCCACTCACCCCCCACCACCGGGATCTCTGCACCCGGTCCATCTGGCTAGCAAGGAAAATCCGTTCCGACTTGACTTCCCTCCTAGAGTCCTATGTAAGTAGCCAATTGAATGAATGCCTTCTTTCCTCACCAGCTACTGTTGTCTCTGTCCTCCCCAGTTACTGAGAACTTAAAACCCTCCTCCTAAAAAAGCACTTGGGAAAGGCATGGTTCCTGCCTGCAATGTCAGAAGACGTTTCAAACCCTCTTTTTCAAGTGTAGGCTTTTCCAGAGTTTGAGCATCTAGGATTTGTATAGGTCTGGTTTAGGAACCAGGGGAGGGCTTTTTGAGATGATTAACTGGCTGGGGGGGGAGACTGCCGGTGTCTGAAAGGCAAAGACATGTTAATAAGGATGGCCTTCTAAAGACTTAGTCCTCTCCCAACTTCCTTTTTAGCACCATTTTCTGGTGTTATCTCTGGGAATGTGAAGGTGCAGAGAACAGCATTGCTTCCTTTTCTCCTGGAGAGATGCGGGTCAAGGCAGCTATAGGGGATTGAAAATGTCACAGGAGATCTTTAGTtgacaggatcatagatttagaatttggAAGCTATCATACAGGGGAAgcatctcatttaaaaataaggcTAGATTGTTGCACAGTCTTGCCAAAAGGTCACACAACTCGCAAAGTTGGGATTTTGACCCTGGTCTTTTGATTTCaagtttattttccaatttcaatCCTGAATGGTATCTCCATCAAGACagaccttttttttgttttgttttgttttttcttttttgggttgAAGTTACATGCTGTTATCCCCATCATCCTCATGAATTCTGAGTTCTCTGGAAATGTTATTCAATAAGAAATAGCCTGGGAGCTACAGGTGTGGTGATAGGAGTATCTCTTACAACTTTCTTGTGGATTTATATGAAAGTACTTTGCATATGCCCTCCAAATTCAgctttcttgttgtttttaaagttcatttttccagatatatttttaaatgccttttttaTGCGGAATGAAAGAAGGAGCAATTTTTCTGAATTTGGGAAAAGAACTGCATGGAATTCGGGTTTGCAAATCAGATTCTCCCAGATTGTGATAGTACACATCCAGCTCTTGTTTGCTTTTAGAATTAGCACATAGAAGTCTTACTTCTGTCTTCctttcaaaaaattgaaaaagtaaaCAAGTATTTAGCTGTGGAAAGGTTGTCCTAGAAAATTAAATGTAGAGCCAGACATCTTAATTCCCTGAAAGCCTGTGCAGGTTCCTAAGTAGAGAGAACCTCAACAATCTGTCATGTCACCCTTGATTTCCCAAGATGTGTGAATGTTGTTCTCTGTGACTTCAGGGACTTTCCTGTTCCCTAATCACATCCTCTGAGACTGACTTCTAGTTTACCATTCCATTACTGATGCTGCCCTGCCTGGGCAGGCAGAGCTGCTCGAAGCtttctagagagagaactttgTCCTTTTAATTTCAATCCTGAACAGCAAATGTATCAAGACAgacttttttgcttgttttttcctttttgggttAAAGGGTGTGCTTATAACTGCATTTAGAAAATTTGATGCTTTCCTGTATTTCCTCCCTTCAATTGCCCAGGTTGAATATCAGGGCCTGAACAAGGATGTTGACCTGGATTCTATGGACGGCGTGCCCACAGCCAGCACTGACCGCTGGAGTGAGCTGACAGAAGCCGAAAGGCTACAAGCAAACCTCCATGCTTATCGTACCTTCCACGTGCTCCTCACCGAGGTCCTGGAGGACCAGAGGGTACAGTTTACCCCCACAGAAAGAGATTTCCACCAGAACATCCACAGGGTCCTACTCCAAGTGGCCGCCTTTGCTTACGAGATGGAGGAGCTAATGGCCCTGCTGGGCCATCAGGCCCCATCTCAAGAGTCCGACAGCGTGCCAGTGGGTGGCAGCCACCGCACCTTCTTGGAAAAGAAGCTGTGGGGCTTGAAGGTGCTGCAGGAGCTCATGCAGTGGACGGTCAGATCCATCCACGACCTCCGTCTCATCTCGTCTCCTGGCCAGAGCAGGGTCTCAGCCCGTGGGGGCCAGCAGCTTGCCAAGGCCCAGCCGATGTAGctgccccttttccttctctcgtCCCTCTGCCCACATGACTTCAGCACTGCAATTCTCATCTTTCTCATGCTCTTGACagcctttatttatttaagagGAGCCAGAGACACTTGGAAGATGTCATTGAAGAGTGTGTTCCATCTGCCTTTTAGAACCATGAGCTAAGCTTGGCTCAGTGGATGACCCCAACTCTGTGATCTTTCACACACAGTTTCTTTACCACCTACAACATTAGTAGTTCACAGAGATCTCCAGAAAAGCCAGATTTCAAGATCACCAATCATGACCCTTTATCTTTCCAAGtttcctcttatttcttattCATGTAAGACAGGAGGAGACTCAGGTTATGAATTGTATAATGGAGTATCTTGGGTCGATTAAAAGAGAACACGTGATTGGCAACTTCTCAATCCCCTGTCAACACTTTCAACCTGTTGACAATGTATAAGGATCTTTAGATCTGGAGCAGCAAAGAACCTTGCTATAACCTAGACCAAAGATCTACTCGCCCTTGctagaaaacaaagggaaaagccACATTCACCGTTTGACCTCCTTCAGGAAAGGACTTCCAAGTTGTCTGACTCTGTCCCTTGGAGTGGTGGAATAACACATTTCTAATTGCTTAATAAAGCATCTCTTGCTTACAGTTATTAAAGGCTCAGTTAAGCACATACTACCTAAACTGACTTTTTTTGAGGTGACTGAAAAtacttataaataatataattgaaGTATTTTGATATGTAATAGATGGTGTGATATTCAGATAGAAAAGTTTGGgaattcctccattttatttatggACTGGCTCACAAGAAGACTTTCTCTTTTCCAAGGTGGGAATGCCAGAGGACATGATGCTGAAACATTAAAACTCCAATTGATGAATTAAATAAGGGCATATTTGGAGGAGAAGATAAATCCTACCAGATTAGTGAAAAATTCTGACCTGTGGATTGGGAAAAATTCAATGAATATCATCATTCTATTCAGTGCATGAGGGGCTACAAGCCCCCAAATTCTGCTAACCCCCCAAAATGTGAGGACTTAATAACTAAAAATGAACTGCCCTTTGTAGGCTTCTTTGCACCTTAATTTTTAGCCCACTGTCTCCCAAAATTGAATTTTTCTGATCCCTTCCTCCTTTGGCCAAGGGCCGGTGAGGACTATAGGGGTCAGAGAGTCACAAGGCAATACctcttaatcttttttgcattaggcTAAGAGAACTAAGAAGAGCCAGGCACAAAGGCCTTTTGTAAATGTAATACAATATTACAGAAAGTAGGCTTTGGGTGAATAGAAATActagcaaacaaaataaaatctggtTTCCAGTATAGGAAAAGTCTAGTAGACATTTTAGAGTGGTTTtgtattggttgattgattttctccctgctcctttcctcctccctccatcctcatACCTTCTGAGGGTAGCTGAGCATGATGAGAGCAGAGACAAAAGTAGTAGAACATTTTGAAGTGATTAAGAAAAATGGGATGGTTTGGTCGgtctttggaaaaataagcaaGTGACATTGTGAGTGTCTTGTGAGTTTGAGAAAGGACAGAAATGGTATATTTTGGATATTAACTTCCCTTGGAAAATGTAAAGGGTTCTACTGGATTTCTTGAGTATTGGAGAAATGAGATAAGAGTTTCTCCTACGTGTAGAGGTATTCTAAAAGGTAGTGGAATAGTTTCAGGCCCTCCCGTAACAAAGGTTTACCATCCTTAAGCATTTGGAACAACTGATGACTACAGCTAAGCCCGTATACCTGCTCTGATTTTTGTGAGGAAACATGAGACCTGAAAGACtccacttaatttattttttcagtgtaTCTGTTGTGTAATGTGTTCAGTTtcatctgttgtttttctttgatgtgtAGAAAGTAAAAAGTAATGCCAATtcctaataaaaaagaaatgtcaccCCTACAGAATCCAGAC
Encoded here:
- the CNTF gene encoding ciliary neurotrophic factor — translated: MAFPEHTPLTPHHRDLCTRSIWLARKIRSDLTSLLESYVEYQGLNKDVDLDSMDGVPTASTDRWSELTEAERLQANLHAYRTFHVLLTEVLEDQRVQFTPTERDFHQNIHRVLLQVAAFAYEMEELMALLGHQAPSQESDSVPVGGSHRTFLEKKLWGLKVLQELMQWTVRSIHDLRLISSPGQSRVSARGGQQLAKAQPM